One genomic window of Diospyros lotus cultivar Yz01 chromosome 8, ASM1463336v1, whole genome shotgun sequence includes the following:
- the LOC127807100 gene encoding uncharacterized protein LOC127807100, with protein MKEKTVRYGIVGVGMMGTEHLINLHHLRREGIAVVCVADPHLPSRQLAVDLAKSFDWPLKVFSGHLELLESGLCDVVVVSTPNMTHYQILMDIINHPRPHHILVEKPLCTTVADCWKVIEAARKRPEMLVQVGLEYRYMPPVAKLIEIVKDGLLGHIKMVAIREHRFPFLVKVKNWNRFNCNTGGTLVEKCCHFFDLMRLFAGSNPVRVMASGGVDVNHKDEIYNGKVPDIIDNAYVIIEFENGSRGMLDLCMFAEGSKNEQEICVVGDIGKGEALVPESIVRVSTRQDGRDGVRTLKAEDDRIKYQGLHHGSSYLEHLNFLSAIRHKGKRAPAVGLYDGLVSVAMGVAAQLSIEQGRFVSIKEVMAENKFKPSKLF; from the exons ATGAAAGAGAAGACGGTGAGATATGGAATCGTAGGGGTGGGGATGATGGGAACGGAGCACCTCATCAACCTCCACCACCTCCGCCGCGAAGGCATCGCCGTCGTCTGCGTAGCCGATCCCCACCTCCCCTCACGCCAACTTGCCGTGGATTTAGCGAAATCCTTCGACTGGCCTCTCAAG GTTTTTTCAGGACATCTAGAGCTCCTGGAAAGTGGGCTCTGCGATGTGGTGGTTGTTTCTACTCCAAACATGACTCATTACCAAATCCTGATGGACATCATTAACCACCCAAGGCCTCATCATATACTAGTGGAGAAGCCTCTTTGCACCACAGTTGCGGATTGCTGGAAG GTAATAGAGGCTGCTAGAAAGAGACCAGAGATGCTGGTGCAAGTTGGGCTAGAGTACAGATACATGCCACCTGTCGCTAAACTAATAGAAATAGTTAAAGATGGATTATTAGGGCACATCAAAATGGTGGCTATACGGGAGCACCGATTTCCCTTTTTGGTTAAG GTGAAAAATTGGAATCGGTTCAATTGTAATACTGGAGGAACTCTTGTAGAGAAATGCTGCCACTTTTTTGATCTGATGAGGCTGTTTGCTGGTTCAAATCCAGTCCGCGTGATGGCTTCAGGCGGTGTTGATGTAAATCACAAAGATGAAATTTATAATGGCAAA GTACCTGACATAATTGACAATGCATACGTCATTATTGAATTTGAGAATGGTTCTCGAGGCATGCTTGACCTCTGTATGTTTGCTGAAGGGAGTAAAAACGAGCAAGAAATATGCGTCGTTGGTGATATTGGAAAG GGGGAGGCCCTTGTTCCCGAGAGCATTGTGCGCGTAAGCACTAGGCAAGACGGAAGAGATGGGGTTCGAACTTTAAAAGCTGAAGATGACCGAATTAA ATATCAGGGGCTGCATCATGGTTCCAGCTATTTGGAGCACCTGAACTTCTTGTCTGCAATTAGACATAAAGGCAAACGAGCTCCTGCCGTTGGTCTATATGATGGGTTGGTTTCAGTTGCCATGGGAGTTGCAGCACAGCTTTCGATCGAGCAAGGCCGTTTTGTTTCAATCAAAGAAGTAATGGCtgaaaacaaattcaagcctTCCAAGTTGTTTTGA